In Erigeron canadensis isolate Cc75 chromosome 7, C_canadensis_v1, whole genome shotgun sequence, one DNA window encodes the following:
- the LOC122606916 gene encoding protein TRANSPORT INHIBITOR RESPONSE 1-like yields MVSSFPEEVLEHVFSFITTDNDRNVVSLVCKSWYETERWCRKKVFVGNCYAVSPRMITHRFPEVRCVELKGKPHFADFNLVPEGWGGYACDWIDEMSKAYPWLEEIRLKRMVVTDESLELISTSFKNFKVLVLSSCEGFSTDGLSAIAANCRNLRELDLRESEVMDLSGHWLSHFPETFTSLESLNMSCMASEVSFSALERLVARSPNLKTLRLNRAVPLGKLSTLLQRAPQLVELGTGVYSSGIRSDVYSGLSKAFMGCKELKELSGFWDVDPSYLSAFYSVCSRLTSLNLSYATVRSPDIIKVIGQCPNLQRLWVLDHVEDSGLNALALSCKDLRELRVFPSDPFVADANVSLTEQGLVSVSEGCPKLKSVLYFCRQMSNSALIAIAKNRPNLTCFRLCIIEPRAPDYLTHEPLDVGFGAIVKYCKGLKRLSLSGLLTDRVFEYIGTHAKSVEMLSIAFAGNSDLGLHYVLSGCDSLRKLEIRDCPFGDKALLANVSKLETMRSLWMSSCAVSIGACKFLSRKMPMLNVEVIDENGSLVSSLDSSLVEKLYIYRTVAGPRSDMPDFVWTMNQDRENITS; encoded by the exons ATGGTGTCTTCATTTCCGGAGGAGGTATTGGAGCATGTATTTTCATTTATAACAACGGATAATGACCGTAATGTGGTGTCATTGGTGTGTAAGTCATGGTATGAGACCGAACGATGGTGCCGGAAAAAGGTTTTTGTAGGAAACTGTTATGCGGTAAGCCCTAGAATGATCACACATAGGTTTCCGGAGGTTCGGTGTGTGGAGTTGAAAGGAAAACCGCATTTTGCGGATTTTAATTTGGTACCAGAAGGTTGGGGAGGGTATGCCTGTGATTGgattgatgaaatgtctaaggCTTATCCTTGGTTAGAGGAGATTAGGTTGAAGAGGATGGTTGTTACGGATGAGAGTTTGGAGTTGATTTCTACGTCGTTTAAGAATTTTAaggttttggttttgagttCGTGTGAGGGGTTTAGTACTGATGGACTTTCTGCTATTGCTGCTAATTGCAG AAACTTGAGAGAGTTGGATTTGCGAGAAAGTGAAGTGATGGATTTAAGTGGGCATTGGTTAAGCCACTTTCCAGAAACTTTTACTTCACTGGAGTCGCTTAACATGTCCTGTATGGCTTCGGAGGTTAGTTTCTCAGCCCTTGAACGCCTGGTTGCTCGCTCGCCCAATTTAAAGACCCTTCGACTCAATCGTGCCGTACCTCTGGGAAAGCTCTCCACCTTATTGCAGCGAGCACCACAGCTGGTTGAATTGGGTACAGGTGTTTACTCGTCAGGCATTCGGTCTGATGTATACTCAGGTCTGTCTAAGGCTTTCATGGGTTGTAAGGAGCTTAAGGAACTGTCAGGGTTTTGGGACGTGGATCCATCGTATCTTTCAGCCTTCTATTCTGTTTGCTCTAGGCTGACCTCATTGAATTTGAGCTATGCCACTGTTAGAAGTCCTGATATCATCAAGGTGATTGGTCAATGTCCTAATCTGCAGCGTCTATGG GTATTGGATCACGTTGAGGACAGTGGACTCAATGCCCTTGCATTATCCTGTAAGGATCTACGAGAACTGAGGGTGTTTCCTTCTGACCCTTTTGTTGCAGATGCAAATGTCTCCTTAACAGAACAGGGCCTTGTTTCGGTTTCAGAGGGGTGCCCAAAGCTCAAGTCTGTTCTTTACTTCTGTCGGCAAATGTCAAATTCTGCATTGATTGCCATTGCAAAAAATCGCCCTAACCTAACGTGTTTCCGGCTATGCATCATTGAACCACGTGCTCCCGATTACTTGACTCATGAACCACTTGATGTTGGATTTGGAGCCATAGTAAAATACTGCAAGGGACTCAAACGCCTTTCATTATCTGGTCTCCTAACGGACCGTGTATTCGAGTACATCGGGACACATGCTAAAAGTGTAGAGATGCTTTCTATTGCGTTTGCTGGGAACAGTGATTTAGGTTTACATTATGTGTTGTCAGGGTGTGACAGCCTCCGGAAACTTGAGATTCGAGATTGCCCCTTTGGTGACAAGGCTTTATTGGCTAATGTCTCCAAGTTGGAGACAATGCGATCCCTTTGGATGTCATCTTGTGCAGTTAGTATTGGAGCCTGTAAGTTTCTAAGTCGGAAGATGCCTATGCTTAATGTTGAAGTTATAGATGAAAATGGAAGTTTAGTTTCAAGTCTTGATAGCTCTCTTGTTGAGAAGCTTTATATATACCGCACTGTTGCTGGCCCGAGGTCTGACATGCCTGACTTTGTATGGACCATGAATCAAGATCGTGAAAATATAACTTCTTGA
- the LOC122606882 gene encoding protein TRANSPORT INHIBITOR RESPONSE 1-like, with protein sequence MAYSFPEEVLEHVFSFLTTSKDRNMVSLVCKSWFEMERWSRKKVFIGNCYAVNPRILIQRFPEIKCIELKGKPHFADFNLVPDGWGGCVYSWIDYMSKDYPFLEEIRLKRMVVTDECLELISKSFKGFKVLILSSCEGFSTDGLAAIAANCRNLRVLDLRECEVEDLSGHWLSHFPDSFTSLECLNMSCLGSDISFSALERLVARSPNLKILRLNRAVPLEKLSTLLHLAPHLVELGTGAYTAEIRSDVYTSLAEAFSGCKGLRGLSGFWDVVPAYLPAFNSVCSRLTSLNLSYATIQSPDLTKIVSQCHNLQRLLVLDYIEDTGLNSLAMSCKDLRELRVFPSDPFVADANVLLTEEGLVSVSEGCPKLQSVLYFCRQFSNSALISIARNRPNLTCFRLCILEPRAPDYLTLEPLDVGFGAIVENCRDLRRLSLSGLLTDLVFEYIGTHAKKLDMLSIAFAGDSDLGLHHVLSGCESLRKLEIRDCPFGDKALLANASKLETMRSLWMSNCAVSFGACKLLGQKMPGLNVEVIDERENLNSIPESYPVEKLYIYRTVAGQRFDMPEFVRTMGKDAVYNLA encoded by the exons ATGGCCTATTCATTTCCTGAAGAAGTACTTGAACATGTCTTTTCATTCTTAACAACTTCCAAAGATAGAAACATGGTGTCATTAGTATGCAAATCTTGGTTTGAAATGGAAAGATGGTCAAGAAAGAAAGTGTTTATAGGCAACTGTTATGCAGTCAATCCAAGAATCTTGATACAAAGATTCCCAGAAATAAAATGTATTGAATTGAAAGGAAAACCACATTTTGCTGACTTTAATTTAGTCCCAGATGGATGGGGTGGTTGTGTGTATTCTTGGATTGATTATATGTCTAAAGATTATCCCTTTTTAGAAGAAATTAGGCTTAAAAGaatggtggttactgatgaatGTTTGGAGTTGATTTCAAAGTCTTTTAAAGGATTTAAAGTCTTGATTTTGAGTTCTTGTGAAGGTTTTAGTACTGATGGACTTGCTGCTATTGCTGCTAATTGCAG AAATTTGAGAGTACTGGATCTGCGGGAATGCGAAGTTGAGGATCTAAGTGGACACTGGTTAAGCCACTTCCCTGATTCATTTACATCATTGGAGTGTCTAAACATGTCCTGTCTGGGTTCTGACATCAGCTTCTCAGCCCTTGAACGCCTGGTTGCTCGGTCACCCAATCTCAAGATTCTTCGACTCAATCGAGCTGTACCCCTCGAGAAACTTTCCACGCTCCTACATTTGGCCCCACATCTAGTTGAGTTAGGTACGGGTGCATACACTGCTGAAATCCGGTCAGATGTTTACACAAGCCTAGCTGAGGCTTTTTCAGGCTGCAAGGGTCTAAGAGGCCTATCAGGGTTTTGGGATGTGGTTCCAGCTTATCTTCCGGCCTTTAACTCTGTGTGTTCTCGGCTAACTTCTTTAAACTTGAGCTATGCAACTATACAAAGTCCCGATCTTACAAAGATTGTTAGCCAGTGTCATAATTTGCAGCGTCTATTG GTGTTAGATTACATCGAGGATACTGGTCTCAACTCCCTTGCTATGTCGTGTAAGGACCTAAGAGAACTGAGAGTGTTCCCTTCTGACCCATTTGTAGCTGATGCAAATGTACTCTTAACAGAAGAGGGTCTCGTTTCAGTTTCAGAGGGTTGCCCCAAACTTCAGtctgttttatatttttgtcgACAATTCTCAAACTCGGCATTAATTTCCATCGCTAGAAACCGTCCTAATCTAACATGCTTCCGGTTATGCATCCTTGAACCTCGAGCTCCTGATTATCTGACATTGGAACCTCTTGATGTTGGGTTTGGAGCCATAGTTGAAAATTGCAGAGATCTTCGACGCCTTTCGTTGTCGGGTCTCCTAACGGATCTTGTATTTGAATACATTGGAACACATGCTAAGAAGTTGGACATGCTTTCTATAGCTTTTGCAGGCGATAGTGATTTGGGGTTACATCATGTTTTATCGGGTTGTGAAAGTTTGAGGAAGTTGGAGATTCGTGACTGCCCTTTTGGGGACAAGGCGCTCTTGGCTAATGCTTCCAAGTTGGAGACAATGCGATCCCTTTGGATGTCTAATTGTGCCGTTTCTTTTGGAGCATGTAAACTACTTGGTCAAAAGATGCCTGGTCTTAACGTTGAAGTTATTGATGAACGGGAAAACCTAAATTCAATCCCAGAAAGCTATCCAGTTGAGAAGCTTTACATATACCGAACAGTTGCTGGTCAAAGGTTTGACATGCCGGAGTTCGTACGCACAATGGGTAAAGATGCGGTGTACAATCTTGCTTAA